From Abyssibius alkaniclasticus:
TGTTCGGGGAGCCCTTCCCGAGCGGTGACGGTTCGGTAATCACCGCCGAAAGACGACTCCATCCAGCATTGGTCGACGGTGCCGAACCAGAAGCTCTGTCCGCGTCCGCCTGGGTCGAAGCAGGACGGGTACTCTCGGAGTTGCGAGAGCAAGGATGCCTCGCGGCTGACAATGCCGACTATCTGACCGAGGACTGGAACGAGGCGATGCGGGAGGCCGACCTCGATGCGCTGGTCCTGAACCCTATACAACCATTCGGCGAAGGGCTCATTGCACGGCTCGCCGGCATTGCAGAGGTTCGTGCGGTGGCCAGTGCGCTCAAGGAGCGAGCTCTGCCCTTCGCCGATCTGGCAGCGCGAGTATTTCCATCGGAATCTGGAGAGACGGCGCAGACAGCTCTGACGGCTCTGATCTCGCTTGGTGTTCTGGCTCGCCCTTCTGTACCCGGCGCGTTTCCACTTCTTCCAGCACGTTTTCATCTCGCCGCCTCGGGCGTCGAGGGCGTGGCCCTGAGGCTGTCTGCGAGCGACGCCGAGAATTGGTCGGACTTCCGGCTTTCTCGCAATGGCATGCATATAGCTGAGGCCCCGGCCTATCCCCTTCTCGTTTGCCGCAACTGCGGCGAACCCTATGTCGAGGGATGGGATGATGGAACTATGCTCCATCCGCGCCCCGAAATCAGTCCTGGATCAAGGCGCCGGGTTCTAAGGTTGATCAGAGCGGGAGAGGCCGCGACAGAAGTTGACTCTGACGAACAAGACGAGGGATCCGAGGACGAACCCCCTTTCGAGTTCTTCGCCGACACTGGCGAGTTGGCCGACGGCCCCGAGGAAGGCGTCCTCTCCCTTGCCGAAGCGCCGATGCGAGACGATGCCGAGGAGCGTCGCAGCTATGTCCGAAAATGCCTCTCCTGCGGAGCCACCGGCGGACGCTTCGCCGAGCCAGTTACTCCGATCCATCCTGGCGACGATGCGCTCGCGTCGGTAACGGCCCAGGCGCTGCTCGAGGCTCTGCCGCCGCCGCAGGCGCGGTCATCCGAAGCACCGATGCAGGGTCGGAATCTTCTCGTCTTTGCCGACAACCGGCAGGACGCGGCGTTTTTCGCCCCATTCTTCGAGCGTACCGCTCGGGATCAGGCGCTTCGCGCGGCTATGGTCCAAGCGCTGCGCAGAGAGTCCAACGAAGCGCTGGACCTCATGGGGTTGCGGGATGGTGTTTGGACGTCGCTACGGCGATCCGGCTTCAAGCTCTATGACCGCCGCAATCCGGAACCGTTGAGCAGCAGCGCCGCGAAAGACCGCCTGATGGCCCTGATCGCGGCCGAGCTCTGCGGTGGCCCTCTCCGGCTATCGCTTGAATCGCTCGGCCTGATCACTGTCCATTACGAGGGCAGCGCAAGGATCGCGCAGCGACTGGCAGAACGGGTCCAGCCCGAGTATCGAGGTATGGTGCCGACTCTTGTCCGTTTTCTCCTCGATCTCATCCGGCAAACGAGAGCAATCAACACGTTAGAGAATATCGACCTCACGGACGAGTCGGTTTGGGGAGAAGGGCTGGCAAGCGCCGACATATCGTGGTCACTGACACGAACACACCAAAGTCGCCGACTGCGAACGCTGCTCTCAGAACCGGGACGTCCCAATCGACCGCTTTGGGTGCTCGTCGATCAGCTCGGAATTCCGGAAGATCAAGCAAGAGACCTTCTCTCTGCTTTCTGGGAGGAGGCGACGCGCCCTAGGCACCGCCTCTTGCTAGCCGGGGGGCATGGTCATGTCTTGAACTTGGCCGCCATGAGATTCGCAGCGACCGCGGAAGGAGAACTGCGCCGCTGCGAAAGCTGCGGCGCGTCCAGCCAGATCGATCTTGGCGGCGCCTGCACGGCGTGGCGCTGCACTGGGCGCACCGTTCCCATATCTGCCGAGGAGCGGGCAGAGATGCGTCGGCGCAACCACTACCTTGTTCGTTATGAAGGACAGCCACTCAGCGGGATCGCGCGGGAGCACACTGCGGCAATTTCGACCACGGAGCGCTCCGAGATCGAAGAGCGATTCCGGCAGGGCGAAGTAAATCTGCTCAGTTGCACAACGACGATGGAAATGGGCGTCGATCTGGGTGAGCTGGAAGCGGTTTTCTGCCGGAATGTTCCACCCGGCATCGCGAATTATCAACAGCGCGCGGGCCGCGCTGGTCGCCGCGCGCAGGCCGCTCCCGTTGCGTTGATGATGGCGAGGTCCGGCAGGTACGATCAGGCACAGTTCAACGATCTGCGCGGCTACCTCGAGGCATTGCCGCCAGCTCCCTACCTGACGTTGGACAACCCCAGTTTTTTCCGGCGGCATCAAGTCTCATGCCTTCTTGCAGGCTGGCTGGATCGTCGCCTTGCAGGCCATGAGCGTACGGGCGCCCCGCGTCTGCGCGATGTGCTAGGCGAACGCTTGGACGTGTCGGCGGAGGCCGCTCTGTTGGCCGACCTTGCGACATGGTTCGCCTCGGACGCAGGAGTCGCCGCACGCGCAGTCGCCGAAGGAATGGCATCCACACTCCCGGCAAGGCTCGATCATGTGGGCCTCGCCGCGGGGGAACTGACTGAACACGCGCGCGCAGAGATCACCCGCTGGATCAGGGCTACGTCCGCTCGCTGGCGTGAGTTGAATGAAGCCTACGAAACGGCACGGGCCGCGCTCGATGATCCGGAGGCAAATGAGCAGGCGCGCAGCCGCGCTGCCGGTCGAATGAACGGCCGCTTGGGCGACATGCGTCGATATCTTGATCGTTTCCTCGTCGAGGCTCTGTCGCGTGCAGCTGTGATCCCAACCTACAGCTTCCCCGTGCATTCAATTCATCTCGAAATAGTCACTGAGCGCGGCGCTCGCACTGCCTCAGATGACCGAGCGCTGCAGCTCGATCGAGACGCAGCAATGGCGATCGCTGAATATGCGCCGGGCGCCGAAGTCGTGGCCGGCGGCCGAATATGGACGTCCGCTGGCATTGCACGGAGAGCCACAGTTGGCACCGGCGACGCCTGGATGGAACGTGGATTCCATCGCGTTTGTCCAACGTGCCAGCACGCAGAAACACATCACGACCGGGATGACTTCGGGGAGAACTGCCCTCAATGCGGCGCCCGGGCCAGTGGCCCGCGCCGTGCCTTCGTGGAACCAGTCGGGTTCCTGACATCATATACCGACCGTCAGGGCAGAGATCCCGGCGCGACTCGCTTGCGGGTTCGACCCGTCGACGAGGCTCGCCTCCTTACGCGAGCCCGCCCTGAGAACTTTCAGGTTTCGGACCTCGCACGCGTCACTCATTTCTTCGCGCCGGCTATTGCTCCGGAGGGAAGTCAGCCTGGACGCATGCTCGTCCTAAACCGCGGACCGCTGGGTGCGGGCTATCTTTGGTGTCCGGCCTGCGAGCATGCGCGGCCGGCACCCCAGGAGGCTCTTGGAGGGGCCGAGATCCGGGCAGTGCATGAGAACCCCCGTACCGGCGACCGGTGTCGGGTCGAGTCCCTTCGTTGGCCAGTGGACCTGGCGCACGTTTTCGAGACGGATCTACGCGGCATCCGCATCGATCAACCGGTCCCCAACTTTTCCGATCGCCCGACCGACACCGAACGGCGGGCAGCTCGTGATGGCTTTCTGAGAACGTTGGCAGAGGCATTGAGGCTCGCAGCAGCCGACATCCTTGAAACCGATCCGAGAGACCTGCGTGCGACCGTCGAGCTGCTCGGTGCCGCCCCGCTGGTGATCCTCTCGGACTCGGTCCCAGGCGGTGCCGGCTATTGCCGCCGACTGCTCGACGATTCTCGCTTCTCGGCACGCGTGCTGCTCGGTCGAGCAATCGCGGTCCTGGATTGCCCCCGAGGTTCAGCGTGCGAGACGAGCTGTTCGCGGTGCCTGAATGATTATTCCAACCAGGTTCATTGGGATCAGTTTGATCGACATCCGGTGCTGAATTGGCTGCGCGGCCTGCTTGCGGAGTCGACACGGCGCCCCTCTCATGCTCCCGAGGCGGCAGTCCCGGTAGCGCAGACCGCGGCGGCTACGCTGCGGGTGCGTCTGGAAGGAGCCGGGCTTGTAGCCGTCTCTTCGCCAACCCTATGGGGCGCCGAAGATCGATCCGAAGCGATCACAAGCGCCCGGGCACTGAGAAACTGGCTCGATGAAGCAGCGAACCGTCATGCGCTCTTCCTCCTTCCTCCGGGAGCAGTCGAAGCGGGCACACCAACAGGCCTTGATCGCGAGATTGCCTATGCTTTGGCACAGTACGAGCGATCCGGTCAGATTCGCTTCGGCACGCTGGATAGGTCCGCCTTGTTGCATTCGCCTCGCCTGTCCGTTCTGAAGGGGCGCGGTTCTGAGGCTTCCGTGGATGCCTTCTACGCAGAGCAGGAAGCGGCGGCTGCTCTTGACGGCCCCCTCATGGGGGTGAGCCATCTGTATTCATGTTCAGCAGGCGAGAGCTGGCTCGCCTCTGTTCAAGACAGCGTCCGAACGCTGCCGGGGCCGTTGGCTGGTCTCACCGAGCGCTTGCGCGTCTTCCGCTTCCGGCCGGGAACAGCCCGTGCACTCACGCCGCTTTTCCAAGGTGTGGCGGGACGCCGTGTAGCGCTCGAAATCGAGGATCCCTGGTGCGGCGTTCGCCCGCACAACCGTCGTCGTCTCGCAAGCTTCGTCGCTGCGGTCGGCGCAGCGGGCGTCGGCATAGAGCGGCTCGCGGTCGTGTGGAATCCCGATCATGGAGAGCCGGACACGCCGCAAGCCCAGTCGAACGCGGTGCGCGCTGAGCTGCGATCTTCCGGAGTCTCGGTTACGCCCGAACTCCATCACCGCTCCGGACGCGACCGTCATTTCCATGATCGCGTCGTAACCATCCAGACCGTCGACGACGGGGCCAGAGTCAACTTGAGATGGGACGTGACCGCGGGGATCGACAATCTCATGTCCCACTCGAAGGAGTGCAGTGTTTTCATCGAGGAACGCTGAGCTCAGCAGCTCAGCGGCTCATCCGGAAGCACGAAGGACTTCGGCCCCTCTTGCTTCCACAGTGCTTCCACGGGTGGCTCAAACGCAAACGCCGCCCCGGAGGGTGGCGTGTAAGTATCTGATATTGTTATGTTTGTTTGGTTGCGGGGGTAGGATTTGAACCTACGACCTTCAGGTTATGAGCCTGACGAGCTACCGGGCTGCTCCACCCCGCGATGGTTGCGCATTTGGGCGCGTGTTTGGCCGTTTCATCCGTGGCGGCGTCGGGGTTGCGCCCGGTTTGGCCGCGCCCGGTTTGGCCCCAATGGGTTTAGGATTGGGGGTTTATGAGATCGTATTGAGAGCAATCGAAGCCTGGTGCTATGGGCTGTTCTTGTCAGGTTTGGCGGTGACCTACTCTCCCACGACTTAAGTCGCAGTACCATTGGCGCGGTGGCGCTTAACGGCCGAGTTCGGGATGGGATCGGGTGTTTCGCTCACGCTGTGACCACCAAACCAGGAAAGAACAGCAACACGAGATTTGTCTTTATGTTCATCGCATTTCCGAACCGCAAAACCGGTTCCCAGTTTTGCTGGAAATGCTTTTGCTTATCGCATTTCCAAAGTGCAATGCGCCATGTCTAAGTATACCGATAACGCGTTTCACGTTATGTAGTTAGGTGCGAATGACTTTCATTGTATTCAGGTCTGCGCAGAATTCTGAAGTAGAATTCATCGTTTACTGGATCAAATCAAGCCTATCGAGCGATTAGTACCGGTCAACTGAATGCATTGCTGCACTTACATCTCCGGCCTATCGACGAGGTGGTCTTCCTCGGCTCTCAGGGAGATCTTGTTTTGGAGGGGGCTTCCCGCTTAGATGCCTTCAGCGGTTATCCTGTCCGTTCATAGCTACCCAGCACTACCCTTGGCAGGATAACTGGTCCACCAGTGGAACGTTCACCCCGGTCCTCTCGTACTAGGGGCAACTCTCCTCAAATCTCCTACACCCACGGCAGATAGGGACCGAACTGTCTCACGACGTTCTAAACCCAGCTCACGTACCTCTTTAAATGGCGAACAGCCATACCCTTGGGACCTGCTCCAGCCCCAGGATGAGATGAGCCGACATCGAGGTGCCAAACACTGCCGTCGATATGGACTCTTGGGCAGTATCAGCCTGTTATCCCCGGCGTACCTTTTATCCGTTGAGCGATGGCCCACCCACGTGGGACCACCGGATCACTATGGCCGTCTTTCGACTCTGCTCGACTTGTCAGTCTTGCAGTCAGGCGGGCTTCTGCCATTGCACTCTACGGTTGATTTCCGACCAACCTGAGCCCACCATCGCGCGCCTCCGTTACTCTTTAGGAGGCGACCGCCCCAGTCAAACTACCCGCCACACAGGGTCCCGGATCCGGATAACGGACCGCGGTTAGACATCAGATAAGCGAAGGGTGGTATCTCAA
This genomic window contains:
- a CDS encoding DEAD/DEAH box helicase — translated: MTELDPIRFRDDLGATLARYISTAAAVSSARAPRLSRAVADACARSALVRGPFVESLPDFEKGGSIEELVATGALHGAWSALSESEEGRSLWRRRLHLHQSAAIGRDENYLVATGTGSGKTESFLFPLIDDLLRQGELERPGVRTILVYPLNALANDQMHRIARLLFRNLGDPGITLGRFTGQVRSDATRSDEEVRLTATPTFQADFPDARHAPRNWLLARGEMLANPPHILVTNYAMLEHILLLPRNRALLAGADVRWLVLDEVHTYTGAQAIEVAFLLRKLKARLGIPQGQIRCVGTSASLDPARREELARFAEDLFGEPFPSGDGSVITAERRLHPALVDGAEPEALSASAWVEAGRVLSELREQGCLAADNADYLTEDWNEAMREADLDALVLNPIQPFGEGLIARLAGIAEVRAVASALKERALPFADLAARVFPSESGETAQTALTALISLGVLARPSVPGAFPLLPARFHLAASGVEGVALRLSASDAENWSDFRLSRNGMHIAEAPAYPLLVCRNCGEPYVEGWDDGTMLHPRPEISPGSRRRVLRLIRAGEAATEVDSDEQDEGSEDEPPFEFFADTGELADGPEEGVLSLAEAPMRDDAEERRSYVRKCLSCGATGGRFAEPVTPIHPGDDALASVTAQALLEALPPPQARSSEAPMQGRNLLVFADNRQDAAFFAPFFERTARDQALRAAMVQALRRESNEALDLMGLRDGVWTSLRRSGFKLYDRRNPEPLSSSAAKDRLMALIAAELCGGPLRLSLESLGLITVHYEGSARIAQRLAERVQPEYRGMVPTLVRFLLDLIRQTRAINTLENIDLTDESVWGEGLASADISWSLTRTHQSRRLRTLLSEPGRPNRPLWVLVDQLGIPEDQARDLLSAFWEEATRPRHRLLLAGGHGHVLNLAAMRFAATAEGELRRCESCGASSQIDLGGACTAWRCTGRTVPISAEERAEMRRRNHYLVRYEGQPLSGIAREHTAAISTTERSEIEERFRQGEVNLLSCTTTMEMGVDLGELEAVFCRNVPPGIANYQQRAGRAGRRAQAAPVALMMARSGRYDQAQFNDLRGYLEALPPAPYLTLDNPSFFRRHQVSCLLAGWLDRRLAGHERTGAPRLRDVLGERLDVSAEAALLADLATWFASDAGVAARAVAEGMASTLPARLDHVGLAAGELTEHARAEITRWIRATSARWRELNEAYETARAALDDPEANEQARSRAAGRMNGRLGDMRRYLDRFLVEALSRAAVIPTYSFPVHSIHLEIVTERGARTASDDRALQLDRDAAMAIAEYAPGAEVVAGGRIWTSAGIARRATVGTGDAWMERGFHRVCPTCQHAETHHDRDDFGENCPQCGARASGPRRAFVEPVGFLTSYTDRQGRDPGATRLRVRPVDEARLLTRARPENFQVSDLARVTHFFAPAIAPEGSQPGRMLVLNRGPLGAGYLWCPACEHARPAPQEALGGAEIRAVHENPRTGDRCRVESLRWPVDLAHVFETDLRGIRIDQPVPNFSDRPTDTERRAARDGFLRTLAEALRLAAADILETDPRDLRATVELLGAAPLVILSDSVPGGAGYCRRLLDDSRFSARVLLGRAIAVLDCPRGSACETSCSRCLNDYSNQVHWDQFDRHPVLNWLRGLLAESTRRPSHAPEAAVPVAQTAAATLRVRLEGAGLVAVSSPTLWGAEDRSEAITSARALRNWLDEAANRHALFLLPPGAVEAGTPTGLDREIAYALAQYERSGQIRFGTLDRSALLHSPRLSVLKGRGSEASVDAFYAEQEAAAALDGPLMGVSHLYSCSAGESWLASVQDSVRTLPGPLAGLTERLRVFRFRPGTARALTPLFQGVAGRRVALEIEDPWCGVRPHNRRRLASFVAAVGAAGVGIERLAVVWNPDHGEPDTPQAQSNAVRAELRSSGVSVTPELHHRSGRDRHFHDRVVTIQTVDDGARVNLRWDVTAGIDNLMSHSKECSVFIEER